GTCACAggatttattcacatttttattgttttttaaacttgtttggGCTTTCTTGTTGTAGCTAATTGTCTGTGGTGGACCTCAATGGCAGGCTTTGACATTTATTAGCTTTGATTATATTATATGTTTGTGGCAGTTTGTCACTTCATCTTTTGACATGAATAATTCTGCTGTCCATGAAATATTCCTTCGTTTCTTTCCTGCTGTACTCTTATTATTAGGGAGATTTTATTCTCACTTTTCCCTCAACAGAGGTTAAGTAGCAGGATGAGTGTCTCAAAGCTGAAGCTGGTCGGAAGTCTCGCTAAGATACTTTAGCAGCTCAGATGCTGGACATAAAGAGAACATGAAATCTGCAGATTTTGGTTCAACACACCACCCTAAAACCCGCCTAAGGCATAACCAAAGATTTTGGATTTCAGCCATTTCGAATGGAttattggtttattttctttcccaTTGACCCACCAACAAAGTTCCTCCAGGTCTGGTGTTCGTCTCCCTGCTTCCAGTTGCGTGGCCAAGATACCAGCACAGCGTTATGTTTCAGGCCTCCCAGCCCGCTGgcctggaggaggtgggaggtggCATCACGCAGGTTCGACGAGACGGTCGCTTGACAGAAGCCCTTCACCTTCTCAGTCTCCATTAGTTTACGGAGCGCCTAGAAAGGCAAGACAGGATAACTGTTACCAAGGTGCAGAGAACAAGCGAAAGGTTAGCTTAGTGCTAGCCTCTGGCCATATGACAAAGCATGGTAATGAGACATCTATGTGAGTGTTGTTGCAATCTTGTGCCGAGGCATTTTGCACTGGCTTTGATTTGGGTATGTCTGGAAAGACCAAATCGACAGAATTATTTTGGGATTGACTGCATTGGCACTCAAGTTAGTCTAATTTGACACTATGTCAGTGTTCAGGAGGTGCATGCACGTGGTGCATATATTAAGAAACCCGTGGATAAATGTTTGTCCGACATGAATTGAAACAGATTTCCAGTCAgtattgttttttctgttagtGTAACTCTGTGCCAGCTAGCAAGTCACAGTTTCATGTCAGTTCAATTTAATAAACAGAAGAACAGAATTTGCAAGAGCTTTCTTTTCTTGAGGCGTCCTACCTGCTCTGCACGCTGGGTCTGTTCGTAGTTCTTCAGGTAGGTGCCCTCTAGAGCTGTTCCAACGATGGTCAGACCTTTGCCTGCCTTCAGCTGGTTGGTCAGAGATAGCAGACGAGGCTGCTCCACGTTCTGCTCTGCGTCTGTGCTAACCAGCACCAGCAACTGGGGCCtgaagagagaagggagagaaagtgaaaacacaagGCAGAAAAAAGTAGAGGAAATCGAATGCAGAGCAGGCAGAGCGATGAAAAATCAAATAAAGTCGTGAGGATAGAAATGTCAGAGCGGGCCAAGTTACAGTCCTTGTTGGGAaagagagacaagaaaaaacagcGTGACAGGTTGACGTGTTAATGTGAATTCAACAGCTGTGATGAGGAGAATCACATTAACCCAAACAATGGCTCAACATGTACAGACATGTTGTTAATTACTATGTTAATTAAAACCACGGTAATACAACGTGTGACGTTGTGATTATGTGTCGTACCTCCAGTTCTTGGTGTGTGGGGGACCTTCCTCCAGCCGCATGAGGGCGTAACGTGCCGCGCTCAGAGACAGACCTCGTATCCCGTCGCCCCACTCTTTCTCCGCACTGTGACACAGACAAGCAACGGTCGATATTTATCagtcaaaacataaacaatagTTTTGCAGCTTCATTCTAAATTTTTAAAGTGACAGTGATACAGtcaacacactgaaaaaaatctgcttttggCTGACAGATTGACTTGACGCAATGTGATTAAGGATTCGGCATCGCTGGTAAATGTCAAGTTAGCATGATGTCACTCACCACAGGGAATCACTGCACTTAAACACTTAGTGTGGACGGCTCCGTGCCACTCCATTATGAGCATGGATGGATTACTGCACGGATCTACCAGGGGCCAAAGAGCTCAGAGGGCCCCTGACTGATCAGTCTTTTAATAATGAGCATCTGCGAACTAAATCAAATCCAAAATGAGTTTTTGTcgtttattttttccatcataTTTCAGTCTACCGAGGTCAAGGTACCATTTCAATTAAAGACAGTAAAAATAGTGAAGCTATTTTAATTTGAACAATAAAGCCTCTCCAGTGTGAACTAAGTGAGTGTGAAGCTCAGGTGTATTTTCTGAGCTGAGAGTTCTGGTTCGTCTGCAGAACGTCATTTAAAGAGATAttaaacaactacaaagagacacagctGTAATTTCTAAACAACAGCCGCAGCTTAGAGTTCTGCTTCACCTGCAAATATCCTTGAAAGACATGCAAAACGATTATAAACAACGTGGCTGTAGTTATTAAACAGCGTAACCTAAGAAGGTGCAAAATGACAACGTGGCCACATCATTTGCAGTCGTTTTGCGTTTAGTCGgtgacaaaaagaaatatacTTCAAGTTCATTTTATCAAGTAAACTTAAGTGCCATTAAAGTATATTACCCAAGTCTAGTTTATGTAGTGAGTACACTAATATCAATGTACTAGTAGTAGTATACTTGCAATTGTTCTATTTCACTACTTCTTGGGACTAATTTGGCCCATTGCACAGAGTATACTGCAATTATACTGTGTATTATACTACTGGTTATATACTTCTAGCCCACTTTGTAGTTTATGAAAGAATACTGCAAGTAAATAATTACTTACTAGTTGTGTGATACTGGTCCACAAGTTTATTTTCTTCAGGATTAAGAACGTATTTATAGAAATCAAAATCTTCAAACAAATATTGGATTggatgtcaaaataaaacataacaacGACGACTTATTCTAACACACATTATGAATAAAACCAGGACAGTTCAGGGTTAGAAACTTTCTTTATAATGCAAGAATAATTAGTTAATATATAAAAGATTAAATACAAGTATAAGCCAAATAGAGTTTTCTGTATACTTGTCAGTATAAATAAATCTGCATGGGTATAACTTAAGTATATCTTTGATAGGCACATAAGAAGTAAACTGAAAGTATACTCTCTTATTTTAGTGTACTGATAGCACACTTGAATAAACGTCTTTGTTGTAATGGTAGGTGGGAGGGGTGGGGGATGTTGTGCCCATTAGCTCGTTGTCTCATAATCCACCATGATTATAAGGAGGATGTTATGTCTAACACGTGGTATCTGCATATTTCCTCAAGTATAAATGGTTTGCTGTAAAAtcactttattgttttattcacccacatgaataaaacaataaatgtcaATTTTCTGTTTAAGCCCctgaacaaaaaaagatttatggtgtgaattaaaaaaaataattaaaaaaaataataacgtAAAGACAGTAGGGAcacgctctctctttctctctctctctcacacacacacacacacacacaaagcaagaGCCAAAGGCAGACAGTGAATCTCTCCTGGGGTTGCGCTCCACTCACCCTGCGAACTCGATATACTTGTAGATAGAGCCGGCAATCACCATGGCGACGATGGCGTAGTACCAGGAGCAGAGGAACATGAGGGTGAGACACAAGCTCATCCCCAGGAAGGACAGAGTCCTGTGGAGATGGATAAAAAGATaaacagaagcaaaaacaacacagacagtCAGATAGAGGCCCACAGAgactcatttattttaaaaagccGCTTTTTCACTCAGTTGCTGCTAAACTGACCAGTGGTAGAACTTGAAGCGAGGTCTCCAGTTTGGGGTTCTCAGCAGCGTCTGCAGAGCGCAGGCCAAGTTCACAAACATGTAGCACATCAGGAAAaacctgcaggacacacacagaaactcagTTTAGACTTTGAGATAGTAATTTCAGCCTGAATGCAAGCCAAGGAGTTCATTGTCTTAATATCTGTCACATTCATTGCTATTTATACACGTTATTACAAAGCAGAAAAGCAGTCTGCCCTTTTGTGTGATGAGCTAAATCCTCAGCCCATAAAATTTGgcattttgctttgtttaagGAATAGCAGGGGACTGGCTGCTCTGAAATCTCCCACTGTTGGTTCTTGAAAAATGGCAGTGATTTAGAGAGTTTGTTGCAGTTCTCACATGGAGAGGATGGGAGCCACTGCATCGAGGGAAGCGATAAGGATGCCGCTCTCGCAGATACAAGCTGTCAGCAGGAGGGACCATGTGGGCTCTCCGTTGGCCTTTCCATGGCCAAAGATCTGCAGAGACGACACGGAAACATTTTAACACCACCGCTTTTTAAGAGCGAGTGCTTCTTTGCACCCAGTATGTAAAATCATTAGAAAGGAAGGGAACATTATGAGTGTGAACAAGCAGACGGACTGACCCGAAGGGCGGGCACGATGCCGTCCTTGGCGATGGCCTGCATAAGACGAGGAGCCCCCGTCAGACTCTGAAGCCCCGCCCCGCAGGTGGAGAAGAAGGAGCCAATCACAATCACCCACGGTGACGGCCAAGCCAACGTGCCGATCACCAAGTTCCCGTGGACTCCCTCTCCGAACCTTAAGGAGATGGGAAAAGGTTGCTTACCACTTCAGAACACATGAGTATTGTATTGcattatatattacatattattaaaAGACTAATCAGTTTTAACTACAGAGTTTGTTTCAGTGAACAAGGATGGACTTACTTGTCCCTGAGGACCACACCCTCGATGCAGGcaccaaacagaaacacactggaCATGTCTGAGCAGTTACAGATCAGGAAAGTAAAGGTATTTCATAAAACAGGTATCGTGTTCTTAAAATGAAAGCTCTATGAAAATATTTGCAGGCATGGCTGTTCCTTCGATGAGACCTGTTTAGGGACTGACAGGACTTCATAAACCTCTCCCTTTTAAGATAAACTTATTGATTACATGACTACATTTGCCGAGAAAAGACATCAATCGATTTTGTTTAGGATAATATCTCAGAGATCAGTGACATTGTAAGTAATATCCCTCTGCTTTATTAACTCGTGATTGCATAGGCAGCCAAATGATGCGATTAGACGTCCTAATCACATTTGTTTAGACCCTGAGCTGATTACTCGGAGATACATGGAagacatttaaaggggctctgtggaacttcaGCGTTGCGCCGGAAGCCGGtcgtttgtttttgtttgctgacTCCATCCGAGAAGCACTGAATAAAGTctcatcctttggactgtcacggGGAAGCCGACACGAGTCAAACGCAAAGAAaaccacagtccagcagcattaaacaactttgACAAATCAGATGTTTCCAAACCACAACATGCGTTTTTTTTATActcattaatattttgttttacattactATGTGCCAAAATAATGCTAGCATCTTTAAATTagtttaatattttcacattggaagaaattcaaaacaacatgtctgaagattctctgaaaaagaaaaggctccACTGACCCTGTGGCACCAAACTGATTCAGTTGCCATGCCACCGTGATTCAACAAAAGAGAGTCAGCCTCATTTCCCATAAATTATACCTTCATTCAGCCTTTGAATTTTGAGGGATCATTGAGGACGTGCCCTCATTTCAACGATATCGAGAGGACAATTAAAACAGGCACCGATCTGACACACAATGCGATGCCCCTCAACAGAATCAGACTGGTATTGTAGCAGTAATGGCCTTTCTCAGTTGAAAACATTGACCTTTAATTATCGTGCTCCCTGCAGGccaatcagtgtgtttttgttgcagcGGAGCAAAGCACCACAGAGCATCATCCCTTCAAGTCCTGTCAACTTTGGACCAGTGGTGTCACATATCATCACTGAGATTAAAATATAACTTGAGTGGATAACTGACTAGAGACACCTCGTAAAAAAGGTCGTAATGAGGATTTGTGTGACATAAAAAAATCCTGTGAAGTAGATCTAAGTTATAgtgtcctctcctggctgatcAGGTTTTTATATTTGACTCACTTCTGgctttcaaacatttcaaacttaCTTGAAATtgtgtggaaaataaaacatttttttttgcaattagTCTGTGCAGTGGCCCTTGATATCCTGCAGGGGGCAGTAGTAAGAGGATACAGAcagtggaggtggtggtgattGCTGCAATGGTTCCAATGGGGATTGACTTCTGGGCATCACGCAGGTCTCCAGAGCGGTTGGAGCCAGCCATGATCCCTGAACAGATAGTCGAGCAGCAGACGTGATCAAGGTCATGGagatttacacaaacacaaaatcaatcACTTCCTTTACATGGAGAGCACTGATTCTGTGACTTCTGAGTGCTAACAATATAAATGTTAGATGAATAAAAATCACAGTAATCACACGCcagctgagaaaaaaacaaagattttcacCTGTCACAGAGGGGAAGTAGATGCCGACCAGCAGCGTGAAGAAGCTGGTGATGTCGGCCAACACGTAGCGGTTTGCGCTGGTCAGAGGATCATCAGGGTCTACCACAGACTCTAGGTTAGTTTTGGCAATCAGATCCCCTTTCTCATAGTAGGTCCCAAACAGGTTCTCTGTAGGGTGACAGGGACGAAGGGGAGAATTGGGTGAATGTTGTGTGTTAAAAAGGACACAAACATGCTCTCATTCCAGACTGCAGATCTCTACACAGCGATATAAACTAATAACagttataaaatacaaaatacatatttgcacAAGGTGTCACTCCATTAAATAGAATTATAACTGGCTAAACCAGTCATAATTAAACTGCAGCCCTGGTTTCAGAAGTCAttgattattttgatgtttgagGGTCCTTTCGCtgattaaatttaaaaaaaaaagccacattaaATCGACTTTGagtcaataaaacatgaacatttccaAGAGGTGTGAATAATTTTTTTAGGCACTATATAATCAGGGATTTTCAAATGTGGATCCTCAACAAAAGGCTCAGAGTTAGCCCTGTAATAACTGCTAGAGAGAAACAAGGTTAGGCTAGCTCTGGGCTGTCTGTTGCCGAAGGGCTGTTACAGTCAGCATCTGTTACTTTCTTCTGCTTTGACTTGTTGAAACGTTGTCATTTCATACAATCTATGAAAGACTTTTCAGCCCCATAAACAAGAGGTTCAGCAGCATAGCGAGAGTGAGAGGCTAGAATTTGTTTTCCAGTCGAGAAAAAGAGTGAGAATTGCTCTACATCAAATGTAACGATGCATAATGGAAACTATTCACATCACGCCATTGACGCCATTAAAGCAGTGAAAAAATGCAGTGACTCAGTGTCTGCATGGTTAGTTGAATTGATAACATTAGGAAGTGGCCTCCAGTTACTGACGAAGGTACCTCATATGAAAGGTGATAcaggtttttagtttttagatAGTTATACGTGTACTGTACatggatgtgtgtatgtctggaTGAACCAACCTGCCAAGATCCCACTGGTGACCCCTGGGATGCCCTGGATCTCAGTCACATTGTTGGCTGAGAAGAACTTGTCGCAGGTAGCGTTGAGGAGCGGTGAGTCACAAAACATGCGCCACAGCTGGGTGGTGACTGTCCCGTTAGCCGTCTCAACGGTCTTGGCACACACGTCAAACGTCTTCCACACCAAGGTACGGTTGCCCAAGATGCACACTctggagagaagaaaagcacaaaatgtcAGCGCTGTCGTAGCGTGTaaaatgtatctgtgtgtgtttggtgttatGACTTCTTTAGTAATGATCCAATATATTCAATCACAAAATGTCACTGCTTGCTTgcaatttgatttgattccaTTCAGCACTACAGCAGCCCTGCAAATGTAAATAGTAAATAAGTAGataaacaaaaagtaaacaCTAGAGCACTCAGTCAAAGAATGCAGCTTGTTTTAAACTTTTGCCTCAACAACATCTCTCCAGGAAGCATTGATTTAGTGATTTTTGCAGGTCAAAACAGGTCTAGACGTCTGGattgaaaatgtgcaaaagGGGGTTGAAAAGTAGACCTCTAGGGTTTATAACTGTTGGTTCATCATAAATCAGTACTTTAGTTGCTCAGTTCTGTAATATCATTGGCACATGGGGGAGAAGAATTGTGTGCTTGTGTTCCTACATCAGGTGTGAATTGTATGTGCCCaggtgtgtttctctgcctggCTGTGGATGTGTTTTGTGGCTAATCTTATATTCTGTTGGACCAGGGATGCTGGAAGTCAGTCACCGTTAGGGGTGATCAGAGGTCGATCTATAGAATGACGTCAATGAAAATGGCACGCGACATTCATGTTTAATTTGGAAGGCCGGGATAACTTTTATCTGATAGTTTTTAGCAACTATTTACAaagatttgaaaacattttgcacAACAGCAGCAAACATAAACACCAACATACTATAGatcaaagcagccacagcaacTACAGTCAACAGCtgcaaggagatgaagagggagcgacattccccagactcccttaaaaaaatcactcaattttgtgagttgttgggTCAGGAGAAGCTCAATTAACTTTATGAAATAATgtctatgaaaaatgtgtaaCACTTttggccttcttgtaaattcggcaaatgttatacattaagTTATTTCTTTCCTTGTGTAAAAAACGCAGTGTCCATTTGACCCAGCGATGTACGTGTTTATTTGGATCGAACAGAGACGTGTTACccaatcacaagtggtcactcgagACTCATGTCCAGTCGCATAAAGCCAGGTGTGACATGAAGGACAGAGCTGTCCACGTGTGATCAGATCaccaaagacacatttaaatgccATTGATAAACAGCTTATAAAATGCAGCGCAGTGAGGATTCAGACGTTTCATAGAGAAGATGAGCATATATAACGTGGATCTTCCTGTTTGTCAGTGTTAACAGAGACTCCAGTTTGCAGTAGTGTTCATACACTTGATGGATTAACCAGAGAATTGCAGAGTAACATAGAAAGTTTATATTATGTGGACACTCACGGGAATACGGGAGGGTCCACGGCGGTCTTGATGACCCCGGCGTAGACGGCCAGGATGGAGAGGATGACGCAGGCCAGGAACACCAGGGCCAGCTTGTTGACGTACTTGACGCCGACAAAGACCACAGTGGCCATGGAGGTCAATAGGATGGTGCCGTACACACGCATGTTGTTCAGCAGAGCGGCCTCTGCCTCGGCACCCTCCAGGCCCTCCAGGGGAAAGATGGCCGCTTGGGGCGCTATGTAGATCTGAAGGAGAGAGGTTATGTTATTATTTGTTTTCCCCTGTATACATCCTGGCAAAGCAcagctgtatttttctcatacaaAGTTCTATACAATTTAAGCGTAGCTCAAGGGCATCTTAGCGGTAGTTGTTCAGGGAGTGTTACTCATCCACTTTCCCTCCTCACTTTTCCCCGGCCTGTCTGGGGATTTAAACTGGCAGATTTCAGGTCACAAGCTTGCTCCTCTAGCTCATTGTTTACTGCTGAATTTAATAAATTTCACCGTggctaaagaaaaaaaaaaaaaaaaggcgaaaTATAATAAAAGAGAGGTGAGAAAAGCATGAGGTGAGTGAGGAGGACAACTCTGTGAAGTGTGAAAACATGTGATGCTCACATTAACAGACCTCTACTGGAGCTCGAAGCAGCACACATAATTCTGCTCTGCTATTTTAATTCAGCTTAATTAAAGAACTCAAGCATGGTATTAGTATTCGAAATTAACTGCCATTATTACACTTTTACTACGGGTCAATCTAAGAATAGTCCCATCATATATAAAACGGTAAACCCCTAATTAGCCTGTCAGTATCTGTCATCAGCTTTAGATGATTCATGGCGGAGCCGTTACATAACGTGGgaatctctctttttctgtcaaatGATCATTTGGTTTCCACCCAAAACAGTTAAATCACCATGAAGGGGGAATaaaactgagaagaaaaaagcagGGAGTCATGGCTCATTACGGTCATTCGGCTGGAGAAAGTGATCTGATGCTAAGAACAGCGTATCACTAGGCAAACAAATCTCCTGCTTCACTGTGAACTGTTCATGCTTCCCAAAATAGCAGCATCAGTTTGTGTTCTTGGCTTGGGTGGAAGGATGAAACATATTCAAATCAGCCTTCTCCAGATCCTTACAATTCTGCAGGGATTGTTATTTTACAATGGAAACTAAGCCAGCTTTGACCCAGAAGACAGAATTAACCTCCAGGCATGATCAAACTCTGCATATCCATTAGAGGCATCCAGAAGGAGAATAAcggaagaatttttttttaaaaaagaaaacacactatGTTGATAACAGTGGACCAAAGTGATGAGAGCTGTTTCAAGGAATGGTCTTGTTACTCCGCCAGTGTCTTGATCGCTCGCTAATGCAGTATTTGCATAATTACCCAGTAGTCCATGCAGCATGGGGGACTGCAGTGGAAGAAATGTGGAATaaaaggcagaggaggaggaggaggaagaggaggaggaggaggaggagaggaatgaAGATCGAGATGAAAGATCCCTGCATTTCATCAGCCGATCGGAATTCACGTCGAAGAACACACATCTTGGGAAAAAATAGCTTCAAAGCACAGTGAGGAGGAAAATCAACTGAAGGAGAAGAACTCATGTGGCAGAGAGCGGCGCTTGTTAGAAGACACAGGGTTTTCTTTTCACGTTGGCCAATTCACCGTTAATTTCTCTGGACTGAAGTGTCAGTGACTGCAACAATCAAACAGCACAGCAGTTTGCTCAAGGAGAACAGAGACATCAAAAACTCCTCCTGGATGATATTCTGCTCTATTAGACTTTgataaaaaaccttttaaagacacagtgaaacaaaaaagcCAGTTCTCTTGATAAATGCaaaacacatgtaaaaaaaaaagttgtttttttcatttttatgtaaaaattcctgttttctcctcctctaaAACATTACAATATTTTAATGACTTATACTTGAAGTTGGGGATTCATTCGTACATTTATCCGATAAAATGTGCCCATGATATTAAACTGCACTCAACCCTTGGCTCATGCCTCGTAGCCAGGGCATCACTTTTTTTGTGATGGGGACACAAGGGCTCAGATGaaaaagaccttttttttaatgaggtgATTGTATATGGTCAGAGTAGATAATTATGTTGGGAAAAAATAGCATTATAGCACATCAAAATtcatttaatctgattttatttgattttttaaaaacaaattatgctTTAAAAAGATTGATGGGGCAAAATTGGTCTTTTAAAAAGCAGTGGGGACATGTCCTCAGCGTCTTCGGTGTCAAGGACACCTGTGCCTCATAGTAGTTAGCAGAGCGATATCATGGGTCAACTCTccttagatgagaagattgataccactctcatgtgtgCGCGCGCTACATATTAAGCTACTCTCAACATagtagttagcttagcttagcataaagaatggaaacAGGCAGAAAGAGCTAGCATAGCTCAGTTCAAAGTTAACAAAATCCGCCTaccagcacctttaaagaactaattaacatgttatgtcTTTTATCAAACCTCTCATCTAACTTGGCAAAACAATTTATGTCCAAAAACTTCTAACTGTTTATAAGCTAAGCGCTGACTGACTGATATAATATCCCTGCTCCCAAACAGAAATTGGCTCACATTAAGTTAACGTCAGATTGAATAATAAAGTGCAAAACAAAATTGTATCCCAGTCTGATTAGAAAAGTAGGCCAGATCTCAAAAAGACACTTAAATATCAATAACACTCTTTCCTGGttaaatgagagaagagaagacagaaagaTTAACTGTATCCTCAGCAGACACCAGTGATTGGTTTTTGAATGCCTCTGTGCTTCTGGTTCTGTTTGGCTCATTGCCTCATATCATTGAACCATTTCCAACATTGGCACCAATTTTCCTGGACCAGAGCGACATGGAACCAAATCTTCTATGTATTACTGACGTAATTTGATCAAGAGGTCATATTCAGTGGCGGCAAACGCTGCACTTGCTGCACAGTGACATCGCCTTCCTCTCGAGAGCAGCTTTTGTGTCTGTGATCCCACTCTGACAAGTATGATGCTGCAGAGTTTACTACAGGGAAGGAAATGCTGTGATTTGAGTGGTCATCCTCTACTAACCTGGCAAAGCTATCCCATCATTTTCCCTTTCAATGCCACGGATGAATTAGCTTGAAATTGCAAGTAGGCTAAACAAAAGAGACAGCTGACAGTCCTCTACTTTACGCACATCAACGTGAACCCACTCACTGCGCTGTCATTGGTCTTTGTGTCTAATTTACAGTCTGAGAAAACTTGGCAGCTGTTCTGGAAATGTTGTCAAATTTTTCCACCCATTATTAACCAGAGTCGGTCTCAGAATAAATCTGTGGTGAGAGATAGGCCGCGCACCTGCAGAGAAATGTACTGTTTTATATCTACAACGTTTAATTTGTTATCAAGGTTGAGTCATTTGCAGGATGAGTCCCATGATCCAGGCTCCACTCCACACTGGCTGTTCAATGCTAATCCTATGCTAATCGATGCTAATGCTCACACTGTAAATACTTTCAATGGCGCAAAATTATACccttaaaaaatgataaagcaGACAccctgatgatgacagtaagaGAATGCTAGAGGAGTAGAGAGGATGTTTCTCACCAGGAGGAGCTCAATGGCCCCCAGGATGTACATGGCTCCAGCGAAGGTGGTCCCCAGATAGAAACAGATCCCCACTGCTCCCCCAAACTCAGGGCCCAGGGAGCGGGATATCATGTAGTAGGAGCCTCcagctacacacaaacacaaccatgTTAACAGAAACACTCAGAGATATGTGTGGCCATTCTCTTTTAATGTGCAACTCTATGAAGCTCTCAAGGTGTTTTTCATTACTTAAGTATGTAAATCTAAATAAATTACGTGTTCTCTGCACATTACTTTACATTATTTAGGAGACAAAAAACCAACTCATTGGATTTAAGTTTGATATTTGAGTTGGGATGGGACGATAAAAGATTTTATAATGAATTGCGTTAAACAATAAGTTGAttatggtgaattttcattatcggGATAATCATGTAAATCCTCAAATGAACGTCTTGAAAAAGTTGTCTAGCTCGCTGATGTACAGTCCTTTATTGGTTTGGATTATTATTGAATTGTCTAAACCTGTGGCTGAAGGCATGGCTTTCACATCGTACCCCCCATAAAAAACAAGTtacaggtgcaatatgcaagaattgaccacctgcgAAAAAATCATATATCAAAAATAGGGGACAGCAActactaactgctgctaactgtagctgccgttagctaggtagctcagttaaccatgcagctagcggtcgtattagctgactctgctcagACTGGGGGCTCGTTGCATCGgtggagtgttggtgttgatcACTATCAGACATTCACCCTACAAAGTGGCTCgaggttagctggttagcatgctaacttcagtagatatctctgcaacacaacacatctttgacataatgcaATGTGAAATTTTCATATGCCTTTATTTTTTGCCACCACTTGGGgctaaaaaataatcataattaatgtcagttcatttattttgtgcCATATAATGTAAAGATTGTTGACACATGGCAATTATGTTACCAGAGGCCTAAATTATGCCAGATGATTACTGAATTGTGAAATGATCAACCGGGAACCCCAGAGTTTTCATTTAATATCATTAATATATAACAAAGTTAAGTAGAAAATCAGGTTTGTGAAGCCATAACCTTTTTAATTACTATTTATTAATTAACTGTCACACTTGGACTTCATATCATATTTATATTGATCAACTTATAAGGTATCTGTGTGACTGCTGCTTC
This Pagrus major chromosome 6, Pma_NU_1.0 DNA region includes the following protein-coding sequences:
- the slc12a5a gene encoding solute carrier family 12 member 5 isoform X1; the encoded protein is MSQRFTVSKSDGDRRPSDIQGEVNQLFEGDEPPTSGGAEGEDAAGAEEVVVVLKGDSNPKESSPFINSSDAAAEKSQQYDGKNMALFEEEMDTSPMVSSLLSSLANYSNLPQGSKEHEEAENNEAESSRKKPVKAPQLGTLMGVYLPCIQNIFGVILFLRMTWLVGIGGVIGTFIIVFMCCATTMLTAISMSAIATNGVVPAGGSYYMISRSLGPEFGGAVGICFYLGTTFAGAMYILGAIELLLIYIAPQAAIFPLEGLEGAEAEAALLNNMRVYGTILLTSMATVVFVGVKYVNKLALVFLACVILSILAVYAGVIKTAVDPPVFPVCILGNRTLVWKTFDVCAKTVETANGTVTTQLWRMFCDSPLLNATCDKFFSANNVTEIQGIPGVTSGILAENLFGTYYEKGDLIAKTNLESVVDPDDPLTSANRYVLADITSFFTLLVGIYFPSVTGIMAGSNRSGDLRDAQKSIPIGTIAAITTTSTVYMSSVFLFGACIEGVVLRDKFGEGVHGNLVIGTLAWPSPWVIVIGSFFSTCGAGLQSLTGAPRLMQAIAKDGIVPALRIFGHGKANGEPTWSLLLTACICESGILIASLDAVAPILSMFFLMCYMFVNLACALQTLLRTPNWRPRFKFYHWTLSFLGMSLCLTLMFLCSWYYAIVAMVIAGSIYKYIEFAGAEKEWGDGIRGLSLSAARYALMRLEEGPPHTKNWRPQLLVLVSTDAEQNVEQPRLLSLTNQLKAGKGLTIVGTALEGTYLKNYEQTQRAEQALRKLMETEKVKGFCQATVSSNLRDATSHLLQASGLGGLKHNAVLVSWPRNWKQGDEHQTWRNFVELVRETTAAHLALLVPKNISAFPSNGERFTEGHIDVWWIVHDGGMLMLLPFLLRQHKVWRKCKMRIFTVAQMDDNSIQMKKDLTTFLYHLRIDAMVEVVEMHDSDISAYTYEKTLVMEQRSQMLKQINLTKTEREREIQSITDSSRGSIRRKNPAAVTTQLSVTEDPPAASKEEKPEEESKSASSPVSPPDQVQLIHDNTTPTSPATPATPLTPGEGAQSPGEQVQMTWTEKCDGEPAKPPGAATPEGIKDIFNMKPEWENLNQSNVRRMHTALRLNEVIIKKSSEAKLVLLNMPGPPRNRTGDENYMEFLEVLTDGLNRVLLVRGGGREVITIYS